Proteins encoded in a region of the Suncus etruscus isolate mSunEtr1 chromosome 1, mSunEtr1.pri.cur, whole genome shotgun sequence genome:
- the LOC126002433 gene encoding eukaryotic translation initiation factor 3 subunit F-like — MATPAVPASDSPATPAPASSAPAPAPALAADSAPAPAPAAAPSSALAAAPAMAVAAASTPASASDLAANVDTTPAPSQTPSSAPAPAQTPVQALPGTALPGPFPGGRVVRLHPAILASIVESYERRNEGAACVIGTLLGTVDKHSVEVTNCFSVPHNESEDEDAVDKEFAKNMYELHKKVSPNELILGWYATGHGITEHSVLIHEYYSREAPNPIHLTVDASLQNGQMSIKAYVSTLMGVHGRTMEVMFTPLTVKYAYHDTERIGVDLIMKTCFNANRVIGLSSDLQQVGGASARIQDALSTVLQYAEDVLSRKVSADNTVGRFLMSLVNQVPKIVPDDFEIMLNSNINDLLMVTYLANLTQSQIALNEKLVNL, encoded by the coding sequence atGGCCACCCCGGCAGTACCGGCGAGTGACTCTCCCGCCACGCCAGCTCCAGCTTCCTCGGCCCCGGCCCCAGCCCCGGCTCTGGCGGCAGACTCGGCTCCAGCTCCTGCCCCGGCCGCTGCCCCATCTTCGGCCCTGGCGGCAGCTCCTGCGATGGCTGTGGCTGCTGCTTCGACTCCCGCCTCCGCCTCGGACTTGGCGGCCAACGTGGACACGACCCCGGCTCCCAGCCAGACGCCGAGCTCTGCGCCAGCCCCAGCGCAGACCCCAGTGCAGGCGCTGCCCGGCACCGCCCTCCCCGGGCCCTTCCCCGGTGGCCGCGTGGTCCGATTGCACCCAGCCATCTTGGCCTCCATCGTGGAAAGCTATGAGCGACGGAACGAGGGCGCTGCCTGTGTGATTGGGACCCTCTTGGGAACCGTTGACAAACATTCAGTGGAAGTCACCAATTGCTTCTCAGTACCCCACAATGAGTCAGAAGATGAGGATGCTGTTGATAAGGAATTTGCTAAGAATATGTATGAATTACACAAGAAAGTCTCTCCAAATGAGCTGATTCTAGGCTGGTATGCTACAGGCCATGGCATCACTGAGCACTCAGTGCTGATCCATGAGTACTACAGCCGGGAAGCCCCTAATCCCATTCACCTCACAGTGGACGCAAGCCTCCAGAATGGCCAAATGAGCATCAAGGCCTATGTCAGCACTTTAATGGGTGTCCATGGGAGGACCATGGAGGTGATGTTCACACCTCTAACGGTGAAATATGCCTACCATGACACTGAGCGCATTGGAGTGGACCTGATTATGAAGACCTGCTTTAACGCCAACCGTGTGATTGGACTGTCCAGTGACTTGCAGCAAGTAGGAGGTGCATCAGCTCGCATCCAGGATGCCTTAAGCACAGTGTTGCAGTACGCAGAGGATGTGCTGTCCAGAAAGGTGTCAGCTGACAATACCGTGGGCAGGTTCTTGATGAGTCTGGTTAATCAAGTTCCCAAAATTGTCCCTGATGACTTTGAGATCATGCTTAACAGCAATATCAATGACCTGTTGATGGTGACCTATCTGGCCAATCTCACACAGTCCCAGATTGCCCTCAACGAGAAGCTCGTAAATCTGTAA